The following DNA comes from Flavisolibacter ginsenosidimutans.
CAAATTCTAAGGCATAGTAAAGAGGAGAGAAGTTTCGCTGTTTCTCTATTCTCGTGCACTGCTTGTTTGTGCCTTCGCTTTGTTAAAATCCTTTGGTTGCGGTGCTTTTTTTGAGACTTCTGAGCCTTCTCAATACCCTTGCCTGCTTTACAAAACTGCCACCGGATCAACAAGAAAGACATTCAAAGAGTACATCCGGCCTGGAGCCAATGAATACGCCAGTGTTTGTCTGCGTTTGCTGGCAGAATCTTTGTAAAGGCAGTTAGGCCACGCATTTTTTACGACAGATTATTTTAAAAGACAACCATGAAAAAGAACACTATTTTTCGCCGGACGGTGATGCCGCTGTTGATGGCAGCGCTGTTCGTATCCGTTTCCGCTTTTTCGCAGAACTCAAAAGACAAAAGACTAATTGAAGACAGCAAAGAATCGCAAGCAGCTTTTGTGAAGAGCGACAGCCTGATGCAAAGCTTGTTTGCAAACTCATACGGATACGTCATCTTCCCGAATATTGGAAAAGGCGCCATCGGCATCGGCGGGGCTGCGGGAAACGGAATTGTTTTTGAAAAAGGCACTCCCGTTGGAAGCGCAAAAATGAAACAGGTGAGCATCGGTTTTCAATTTGGCGGCCAAACGTACCGCGAGGTCATCTTCTTTGAAAACCAAGCCGCACTTGATCGTTTTAAAGAAAACAAATTTGAATTTGCTGCCCAGGCTTCAGCGGTAGCGGTAACGAAAGGTGCTTCAACCAACGTCAAGTACAGGGATGGCGTGATGGTATT
Coding sequences within:
- a CDS encoding lipid-binding SYLF domain-containing protein; protein product: MKKNTIFRRTVMPLLMAALFVSVSAFSQNSKDKRLIEDSKESQAAFVKSDSLMQSLFANSYGYVIFPNIGKGAIGIGGAAGNGIVFEKGTPVGSAKMKQVSIGFQFGGQTYREVIFFENQAALDRFKENKFEFAAQASAVAVTKGASTNVKYRDGVMVFTQEKRGLMYEASIGGQKFDYTSF